In Helianthus annuus cultivar XRQ/B chromosome 9, HanXRQr2.0-SUNRISE, whole genome shotgun sequence, the following are encoded in one genomic region:
- the LOC110877011 gene encoding uncharacterized protein LOC110877011 yields the protein MDFRDCFPIQWALYFLIIDIQSHRSKIHCRLGSVEAKIFVMSSESDMSLMILNGDITSRMRNNNNIKKLIYVDGTTCKGKEEARSIHPFEFWTFEQLHIRQEVELRCGGFGLGEIRELFSDKQIVMCDTIEDYKVNLDAWSEEMYFDVDENEVGSLEEHIRRLEDQHDCLMKDKLKFEISLVEANN from the exons ATGGATTTTAGGGACTGCTTTCCAATTCAATGGGCTTTATATTTTCTAATCATTGACATCCAATCTCATAGAAGCAAGATTCATTGCAG ATTGGGTTCTGTTGAGGCAAAAATATTCGTAATGTCATCTG AATCGGATATGTCACTGATGATATTAAACGGTGATATCACTTCAAGGAtgcggaacaacaacaatatCAAAAAG CTAATATATGTAGATGGAACTACATGCAAAGGAAAGGAAGAGGCACGTTCAATTCACCCATTTGAGTTTTGGACATTTGAGCAACTACATATAAGACAAGAGGTTGAGTTAAGATGTGGTGGGTTTGGATTAGGGGAAATTCGGGAACTGTTTTCAGATAAGCAAATAGTCATGTGTGATACTATTGAAGATTATAAGGTAAATTTAGATGCATGGAGCGAAGAGATGTATTTTGATGTAGATGAAAATGAAGTTGGATCCTTGGAG GAGCATATTAGAAGACTCGAAGATCAACATGATTGTCTTATGAAGGATAAACTGAAGTTTGAAATTTCACTTGTCGAGGCTAACAATTAA